A genomic segment from Polyangium mundeleinium encodes:
- a CDS encoding UDP-N-acetylmuramate dehydrogenase, with translation MRPPPPEPPRAPEGMLFDVPLAPRTTLGVGGPAARYVEARTEEAVHETLAWARNQRLDVTVLGGGSNVLVADRGVDGLVLRVAVSGVNHAMEGDRVTLTAGAGEPWDALVAMTVEQGWAGLECLSGIPGDVGAAPIQNIGAYGQEAGDVITFVYGIDRRSGATVGIDRLGCRFGYRDSVFKRRASGRFVIVGVTFSLQRGGSAAVRYAELDRHLRDTGAGPSPSLAEVRKAVLELRRRKSMLVEAGDENARSAGSFFVNPTLDEAAFAEARARIVAANVLEPGENLPQFVAGPGRVKIPAAWLIERAGFKKGTGDGPVGLSTRHALALVNRGGATAEDILRFARRIRDAVLARFGVRLVPEPVMLGFRPEEVEDLVGHPTT, from the coding sequence TTGCGTCCCCCGCCGCCCGAGCCTCCGCGCGCGCCGGAGGGCATGCTCTTTGATGTGCCGCTCGCGCCGCGGACCACGCTCGGCGTCGGCGGCCCGGCTGCACGTTACGTCGAGGCGCGCACCGAGGAGGCCGTGCACGAGACGCTCGCCTGGGCGCGCAACCAGCGCCTCGACGTCACCGTGCTCGGCGGCGGTTCGAACGTGCTCGTCGCGGATCGCGGCGTCGACGGCCTCGTGCTCCGGGTCGCGGTCTCCGGCGTGAATCATGCGATGGAGGGGGATCGGGTCACGCTGACCGCGGGCGCGGGCGAGCCGTGGGATGCGCTCGTCGCGATGACCGTGGAGCAAGGCTGGGCCGGGCTCGAGTGCCTCTCGGGCATCCCGGGTGACGTGGGCGCGGCGCCGATCCAGAACATCGGCGCGTACGGGCAAGAAGCGGGCGACGTGATCACGTTCGTCTACGGCATCGATCGGCGCAGCGGCGCGACCGTGGGCATCGATCGGCTCGGCTGCCGCTTCGGCTACCGCGACAGCGTCTTCAAGCGCCGGGCGAGCGGCAGGTTCGTGATCGTCGGCGTGACGTTTTCCCTTCAGCGCGGCGGCTCGGCGGCCGTGCGGTACGCGGAGCTCGATCGGCACCTGCGCGACACGGGCGCCGGCCCTTCGCCTTCGCTCGCCGAGGTGCGCAAGGCCGTGCTGGAGCTACGCCGCCGCAAGTCGATGCTCGTCGAGGCGGGGGACGAGAACGCGCGCAGCGCCGGTTCGTTTTTCGTGAACCCGACGCTCGACGAGGCGGCCTTCGCCGAGGCCCGCGCGCGCATCGTGGCCGCGAACGTGCTCGAACCCGGCGAGAACCTCCCGCAGTTCGTCGCGGGCCCGGGTCGCGTAAAAATCCCGGCGGCGTGGCTCATCGAGCGCGCCGGGTTCAAGAAGGGAACGGGCGACGGTCCGGTGGGTCTGTCCACGCGCCACGCACTCGCGCTCGTCAACCGCGGCGGCGCGACGGCCGAGGACATCCTTCGCTTCGCGCGCCGGATTCGTGATGCGGTGCTCGCGCGTTTCGGCGTGCGGCTCGTGCCCGAGCCCGTGATGCTCGGCTTCCGGCCGGAAGAGGTCGAGGACCTCGTGGGGCACCCAACGACCTGA
- a CDS encoding ATP-binding protein, producing MVEPLDEGKVPQEARDELPEGEENAEPRTFRSLRPPKPLDEDMLDELAARIATMPEPVATLAVGVEIARAEGDATGVRKRLFELGIGIVRYGFSLGLAALVAKLGGAAAPRPLAEALARAARISDGMWCELTRTIGNALKPYDPALAQMLAFTSQRPLTELVSARNDFIHRGGSGDNALEKLMALLENTEALLSLSLRCVVSLDPLTYEARMGTPLRGGVWRKTKGALAAGVEAGVAYVVREDGTWMPVSPYLPLVDKRLLFADGPHAPGKPWRCTDPEIGEHREHQPVDRAIRKLVGEDKNAPQELTDRPRLVGRDAAVKSLERAAEEAASGSVRMALVTGSFGVGRTRVADEIVAAAAAYGFGRVIDARCSVERRTPLRALRTAIEGVKGLGRMRDAIERALSVEAAMTRAALEASIEAIEEALVEASLEEPTVLDMDDAQWADEHTQGLLRMLTDRAIRKGRGRLFVIVTVRDEPNPSVALRRFVGRVEQGIGAGATRVMLDALSSKDASALVQNVAPIAKDIERAVVEGAGGVPFFLVQPLLVWNETGALVWRDAAWRPRDESILRASVPGVRDLLRARLDSFFDPGSDGERAAQHVLACVALYGSGLPVEQLVAAVEAAGTNARSVEQALELLVESGLLIVRGERQEYGFAQEIVRQAALEDVRQKPWFRRIHRSLLEAVGRSEVAEENAAFLAAGHESLGDREEAARWYSRAVAKALAGGEFERAMELAEKLAQVAKGAERARAELHVGDALFRAGRAAEAKERLEKIHLDGVTDMGVRLEARTLTLAIAAILRHLPADHDPTLVADADAHGDMALRVETRLAVARLSRGHRGLSLAEAAIGLAAACPLELRYRALGMRLELLAEVDPSDVVRLQRATELVRTAARELGSPWAELDADNAFACARSNAGDFATALPLFESISERAKRFKFGTLEREVLVNTATTYLRTGDAARAANAANRAAETCRAAGDLVMLAGALSVCADGLLRIGELARARAAIDEAIEIILPGRDYRATLALLRRVEICEQSHDEEQAAKDATTARVIALENGNVDHAARAVLWLALHAARCADPGARDELQKAVESASQVEASLRPPTRRLVDAARKLLAAS from the coding sequence GTGGTCGAACCTCTGGACGAAGGCAAGGTTCCGCAAGAGGCGCGCGACGAGCTCCCCGAAGGCGAGGAGAACGCGGAACCACGCACCTTCCGCAGCCTGCGGCCGCCGAAGCCGCTCGACGAGGACATGCTCGACGAGCTCGCGGCGCGCATCGCGACGATGCCCGAGCCCGTCGCCACGCTCGCCGTCGGCGTGGAGATCGCGCGGGCCGAGGGGGACGCGACCGGCGTGCGCAAGCGCCTCTTCGAGCTCGGGATCGGCATCGTTCGGTACGGTTTTTCGCTCGGCCTCGCCGCGCTCGTGGCGAAGCTCGGCGGCGCGGCGGCGCCGAGGCCGCTCGCAGAGGCGCTCGCGCGCGCGGCGCGGATCTCGGACGGGATGTGGTGCGAGCTCACGCGCACCATCGGCAACGCGCTGAAGCCCTACGACCCGGCGCTCGCGCAGATGCTCGCGTTCACGTCGCAGCGGCCGCTGACCGAGCTCGTTTCGGCGCGCAACGATTTCATCCATCGGGGCGGCTCCGGCGACAACGCGCTGGAGAAGCTGATGGCACTCCTCGAAAATACCGAGGCGCTCCTGTCGCTCTCGCTCCGGTGCGTGGTGTCGCTCGATCCGCTGACGTACGAGGCGCGCATGGGCACGCCGCTCCGGGGCGGGGTCTGGCGCAAGACGAAGGGCGCGCTGGCCGCGGGCGTCGAGGCAGGCGTCGCGTACGTGGTGCGCGAGGACGGGACGTGGATGCCCGTGTCGCCCTACCTGCCGCTCGTCGACAAACGGCTGCTCTTCGCGGACGGCCCGCACGCGCCGGGCAAACCGTGGCGCTGCACCGATCCGGAGATCGGCGAGCATCGGGAGCACCAGCCGGTCGACCGCGCGATCCGCAAGCTCGTGGGCGAGGACAAGAACGCGCCGCAGGAGCTCACGGACAGGCCACGCCTCGTCGGTCGGGACGCGGCGGTGAAGTCGCTCGAGCGCGCGGCGGAGGAGGCCGCGTCGGGCAGCGTGCGCATGGCGCTCGTGACGGGATCGTTCGGCGTGGGTCGGACGCGGGTCGCGGACGAGATCGTCGCGGCGGCCGCGGCGTACGGCTTCGGGCGCGTGATCGACGCGCGTTGTTCGGTCGAGCGCAGGACGCCGCTCCGCGCGCTGCGCACTGCGATCGAGGGCGTGAAGGGGCTCGGGCGCATGCGCGACGCGATCGAGCGCGCGCTCTCGGTCGAGGCCGCGATGACGCGCGCGGCGCTGGAGGCGTCGATCGAGGCGATCGAGGAGGCGCTCGTGGAGGCGAGCCTCGAAGAGCCGACGGTGCTCGACATGGACGACGCGCAGTGGGCAGACGAGCACACGCAGGGGCTTTTGCGCATGCTGACGGATCGAGCGATCCGCAAGGGACGCGGGCGGCTCTTCGTGATCGTGACCGTGCGCGACGAGCCGAACCCGAGCGTCGCGCTGCGGCGTTTCGTGGGTCGCGTCGAGCAAGGCATCGGCGCGGGCGCGACGCGCGTCATGCTCGACGCGCTCTCCTCGAAGGACGCCTCCGCGCTCGTGCAGAACGTCGCGCCGATCGCGAAGGACATCGAGCGTGCCGTGGTCGAGGGCGCGGGGGGCGTGCCGTTTTTCCTCGTGCAGCCGCTCCTCGTGTGGAACGAGACCGGCGCGCTCGTCTGGCGTGACGCGGCGTGGCGACCGCGTGACGAGTCGATCCTGCGCGCCTCGGTGCCGGGCGTGCGGGATCTTTTGCGCGCGCGGCTCGACTCGTTTTTCGATCCGGGATCGGACGGCGAGCGGGCCGCGCAGCACGTGCTCGCGTGCGTCGCGCTCTACGGCTCGGGTTTGCCGGTGGAGCAGCTCGTCGCGGCGGTGGAGGCCGCGGGGACGAACGCGCGGAGCGTGGAGCAGGCGCTCGAGCTGCTCGTGGAGTCGGGGCTGCTCATCGTGCGCGGCGAGCGGCAGGAGTACGGGTTTGCGCAGGAGATCGTGCGGCAAGCGGCGCTCGAAGACGTGCGGCAGAAGCCGTGGTTCCGCCGCATCCACCGGAGCCTGCTCGAAGCCGTGGGGCGGAGCGAGGTCGCCGAGGAGAACGCGGCGTTTCTCGCGGCGGGTCACGAGTCGCTCGGCGATCGCGAGGAGGCTGCGCGCTGGTACAGCAGGGCCGTGGCGAAGGCGCTCGCGGGCGGCGAGTTTGAACGGGCGATGGAGCTCGCGGAGAAGCTCGCGCAGGTAGCGAAGGGGGCCGAGCGCGCGCGCGCGGAGCTTCATGTGGGCGACGCGCTTTTCCGCGCGGGTCGCGCGGCTGAGGCGAAAGAGCGACTCGAAAAGATCCACCTCGACGGCGTCACGGACATGGGCGTGCGGCTCGAAGCGCGTACGCTCACGCTCGCGATCGCGGCGATCCTCCGGCATTTGCCTGCCGATCATGATCCGACGCTCGTCGCCGACGCCGATGCTCATGGCGACATGGCTCTGCGTGTCGAGACGCGCCTCGCTGTCGCGAGGCTCTCCCGGGGGCATCGCGGGCTCTCGCTTGCCGAAGCGGCGATCGGGCTCGCGGCGGCGTGCCCGCTGGAGCTCCGCTACCGCGCGCTCGGGATGAGGCTCGAGCTTTTGGCGGAGGTCGATCCGAGCGACGTGGTGAGGCTGCAACGCGCGACGGAGCTCGTGCGCACCGCTGCGCGCGAGCTCGGCTCTCCGTGGGCCGAGCTCGACGCGGACAACGCATTCGCGTGTGCTCGATCGAACGCCGGAGATTTTGCGACGGCGCTCCCTCTCTTCGAGAGCATTTCCGAGCGCGCGAAGCGGTTCAAGTTCGGGACGCTCGAACGCGAGGTCCTGGTGAACACGGCGACCACGTATCTGCGTACCGGAGATGCAGCGCGGGCTGCGAACGCCGCGAACCGCGCTGCGGAGACGTGCCGCGCCGCCGGCGACCTCGTCATGCTCGCGGGGGCGCTCTCTGTGTGTGCGGACGGTCTGCTCCGGATCGGGGAGCTCGCCCGCGCGCGCGCCGCGATCGACGAAGCCATCGAGATCATTCTGCCCGGGCGCGACTACCGAGCGACACTAGCGCTCCTGCGGCGCGTCGAGATCTGCGAGCAGAGCCATGACGAAGAGCAGGCTGCCAAGGACGCGACGACGGCCCGCGTGATCGCTCTGGAGAACGGCAACGTCGATCATGCTGCGCGAGCCGTCTTGTGGCTCGCGCTCCACGCGGCGCGATGCGCGGACCCGGGCGCGCGCGACGAACTCCAGAAGGCTGTCGAGAGCGCCAGCCAAGTCGAAGCCTCCTTGCGCCCCCCGACCCGCCGGCTCGTCGATGCAGCGCGGAAGCTGCTCGCGGCGAGCTGA
- a CDS encoding DUF4384 domain-containing protein — protein sequence MSHRRSFVHVGLGALAVAGIALLSASCVVKNPGSVACGEEVRPSIDCSSDLAAGDIGVLNLASDTATFEDVAIRRISAETEKYVAAHTRLCRDYNACAIDKETYDKEKKALLGLLSPVSSMVAAVKQASSEEERQAALDTLYQHTVPEAERKEELTITLSMEAELPESAGGGTRTVKPDEPLPTNTRVFFKVDVKPRAYVYIFQNNASSGLTVLFPDERIGTKNPLEGSQASRIPSGDARFRLNDKDLGFEDIYVAASRTPLRSLDEALARVRDGKVTRIKDDKLLDGMKHLPVAEAGAKKDTKCRDVGIERCPRIRGLELDLGGASGSKPGFKPASFIARTEPGDGLILKVFSFQHTGEGAAYKDAAEKFAKLPAPKTRGVVILERARTRGVVILE from the coding sequence ATGTCCCACCGCCGAAGCTTCGTGCACGTCGGCCTCGGTGCGCTCGCCGTGGCCGGCATCGCCCTCCTCAGCGCGTCGTGCGTGGTGAAGAACCCAGGCAGCGTCGCTTGCGGCGAGGAGGTCCGTCCCTCCATCGATTGCTCGAGTGATCTCGCCGCGGGCGACATCGGCGTCCTGAACCTCGCCTCGGACACGGCGACGTTCGAGGACGTGGCGATCCGCCGCATCTCGGCGGAGACCGAGAAGTATGTCGCGGCGCACACGCGGCTCTGCCGGGACTACAACGCGTGCGCGATCGACAAGGAGACGTACGACAAGGAGAAGAAGGCGCTTCTCGGGCTCCTCAGCCCCGTCAGCTCGATGGTCGCCGCGGTGAAACAGGCCTCCTCGGAGGAGGAGCGGCAAGCCGCGCTCGACACGCTCTACCAGCACACGGTGCCGGAGGCGGAGCGCAAGGAAGAGCTGACGATCACCCTGTCGATGGAGGCGGAGCTGCCGGAGAGCGCGGGCGGCGGGACACGGACGGTCAAACCGGACGAGCCGCTTCCGACGAACACGCGCGTGTTCTTCAAGGTCGACGTCAAGCCGCGGGCGTACGTCTACATCTTCCAGAACAACGCGAGCAGCGGCCTCACGGTGCTCTTCCCGGACGAGCGGATCGGCACGAAAAACCCGCTCGAAGGAAGCCAGGCGTCACGCATCCCGAGCGGGGACGCGCGGTTTCGTTTGAACGACAAGGATCTCGGCTTCGAGGACATCTACGTCGCCGCGTCGCGCACGCCGCTGCGGAGCCTGGACGAGGCGCTCGCGCGCGTGCGGGACGGGAAGGTCACGCGCATCAAGGACGACAAGCTCCTCGACGGGATGAAGCATCTGCCGGTCGCGGAGGCAGGCGCGAAGAAGGACACGAAGTGCCGCGACGTCGGGATCGAGAGGTGCCCGCGCATCCGTGGGCTCGAGCTCGACCTCGGCGGCGCGTCGGGGAGCAAGCCGGGGTTCAAGCCCGCGTCGTTCATCGCGCGCACGGAGCCCGGGGATGGGCTCATCCTGAAGGTGTTCTCGTTCCAGCACACGGGCGAGGGCGCGGCGTACAAGGACGCGGCGGAGAAGTTCGCGAAGCTGCCGGCGCCGAAGACGCGCGGCGTCGTGATCCTCGAGAGAGCGCGCACGCGGGGCGTCGTGATCCTCGAGTAA
- a CDS encoding zinc-ribbon domain-containing protein, translated as MKITCQSCQAKYTIADEKVVGKTVKIKCKKCGSAIVVNANEAAPDAHGQGGYEEEDDGATRVFAGDPNAAAAGGSDWTVNVGDDDQRTMSTAALAAAYAAGTVTNDTYVWKDGMSDWLPMSQVPEIMSAVGRSSGAAPAAAPPADDMNATLMMPEGAGAAPAAARNQAAARKTGGRQDLFGSQKGEPEPARASVPPAAGPKGNQVGERNENSVLFSLSALTAAEKAATKDEPKKKDGRGGLDDIMNLGGGGLGGPMLAPPPLMAPVVEPPPQPMMASMPGMMTGTQIPMTGTQIPLTGTQLPLTGTQIPQVVMVQVPEQKKSSAGLVVGIALGIVVAGAAAFFLLRGQPPNPVTTENTTTSATPTASAAPTTPTPTPTDTIAVAPTTTNSAAPATTDTAKVGGPIAGTGGTGPKPTNTAAPTATTAAPTTTAAPTAEPPPAEGGKEFNRGAASSALGSAAGAAKSCKTADGPTGTGKVKVTFAPSGNVTSAQVQGPPFAGTSVGGCVAGVFRGARVPPFDGAPVSVTKSFTIN; from the coding sequence ATGAAGATTACGTGTCAGTCGTGCCAGGCGAAGTACACGATCGCCGACGAAAAAGTTGTCGGTAAGACCGTCAAGATCAAGTGCAAGAAGTGCGGCTCGGCCATCGTCGTCAACGCGAACGAAGCCGCGCCCGATGCACACGGCCAGGGTGGCTACGAAGAAGAAGACGACGGGGCGACCCGCGTCTTCGCAGGTGATCCGAACGCAGCCGCAGCAGGCGGCAGCGACTGGACGGTCAACGTCGGCGACGACGACCAACGCACGATGTCGACCGCCGCGCTCGCGGCTGCGTACGCGGCAGGCACGGTCACGAACGACACGTACGTCTGGAAAGACGGCATGTCGGACTGGCTGCCGATGTCGCAGGTCCCCGAGATCATGTCAGCCGTGGGTCGCAGCAGCGGCGCAGCACCCGCCGCAGCGCCGCCCGCAGACGACATGAACGCGACGCTCATGATGCCCGAGGGCGCGGGCGCCGCGCCTGCGGCCGCGCGCAACCAGGCGGCGGCGCGCAAGACGGGGGGTCGTCAGGATCTCTTCGGATCGCAGAAGGGCGAGCCGGAGCCCGCGCGCGCCTCGGTGCCGCCTGCCGCGGGGCCGAAGGGCAACCAGGTCGGCGAGCGCAACGAGAACTCGGTGCTCTTCTCGCTCTCGGCGCTCACCGCGGCCGAGAAGGCCGCCACGAAGGACGAGCCGAAGAAGAAAGACGGCCGCGGCGGGCTCGACGACATCATGAACCTCGGCGGCGGCGGGCTCGGCGGTCCGATGCTCGCGCCGCCTCCGCTCATGGCGCCCGTCGTGGAGCCGCCTCCGCAGCCGATGATGGCCTCGATGCCCGGCATGATGACGGGCACGCAGATCCCGATGACGGGCACGCAGATCCCGCTCACGGGCACGCAGCTCCCGCTGACCGGCACGCAGATCCCGCAGGTCGTGATGGTGCAGGTGCCCGAGCAGAAGAAGAGCTCGGCGGGCCTCGTCGTCGGCATCGCGCTCGGCATCGTGGTCGCAGGCGCGGCCGCGTTCTTCCTGCTGCGCGGACAGCCGCCGAACCCGGTGACGACGGAGAACACGACGACGTCGGCGACCCCCACGGCGTCCGCCGCGCCCACGACGCCCACCCCGACGCCCACGGACACGATCGCAGTGGCGCCCACGACCACGAACAGCGCTGCGCCCGCGACGACGGACACGGCGAAGGTCGGCGGCCCGATCGCAGGCACGGGTGGAACGGGCCCGAAGCCGACGAACACGGCAGCGCCGACGGCGACGACGGCGGCGCCTACGACGACGGCCGCGCCCACGGCGGAGCCCCCGCCTGCGGAGGGTGGCAAGGAGTTCAACCGCGGCGCGGCCTCTTCGGCGCTCGGCTCGGCGGCCGGCGCGGCGAAGAGCTGCAAGACGGCGGACGGCCCGACGGGCACGGGCAAGGTGAAGGTGACGTTCGCACCGAGCGGCAACGTGACCTCGGCGCAGGTGCAGGGCCCGCCCTTCGCGGGCACCTCGGTCGGCGGCTGCGTGGCCGGCGTCTTCCGCGGCGCGCGCGTCCCGCCCTTCGACGGCGCGCCCGTCAGCGTCACCAAGTCCTTCACGATCAATTGA
- a CDS encoding OmpA family protein, with the protein MTTLGLLTGLRRRPVATLVALSALLTAAPAIAQTTGTDRIPASNGEGADLHLFRPAVDSRGFFTVNGASVLPGGAISFGLVLDYGRNLLELAPGHGADYLVDHALQGTLSFNYGIADRLVLGLTAPVVLNYGTSVTDIGPGGTGNYDDNGLTAEALGHIAVHGKLRLLSPDGPIGLALLVQGGYGIGGQRNFGADAGFFYWPQLIVEKQFGKTNVVRLGLNAGYRGHTGENATFGLDRAGAPQLASGVFQYNNLGTGGFAASVRIGDKFDITAETYASYLLAGASDAKQRLSAEVLGGFKIFIQKNSYLSLAGGIGYLPGFQSASQRGMLAFVFEPFEEDRDKDGIPDDVDQCPDEPEDRDGDEDTDGCPEQDPVDEPVQVRSGDRDGDGILDAEDGCPDNAEDKDGFEDTDGCPEDDNDKDGIPDVRDKCINTPEDKDGFKDDDGCPEDDNDADGILDGVDKCPDEPETFNGKDDEDGCPDKGSVIVQDNNVLILDKILFKTGSAEILAQSFPIVDAVAATLKGNPSLKLLEVQGHADVRGAEFANVKLTQARAESVVKALIERGVDASRLRAVGYGPFCPIDPASNAVAWEKNRRVEFKIVRTDAGPTGVELGCEKARSKGISSPAP; encoded by the coding sequence ATGACGACCCTTGGCTTGCTCACCGGCCTGCGTCGCCGCCCCGTCGCGACGCTCGTGGCGCTCTCCGCGCTCCTTACCGCCGCGCCCGCGATCGCACAGACCACGGGCACCGATCGCATCCCTGCGTCGAACGGCGAAGGCGCCGACCTGCACCTCTTCCGGCCCGCGGTCGACTCGCGTGGCTTCTTCACGGTCAACGGCGCGAGCGTCTTGCCCGGCGGCGCCATCAGCTTTGGCCTCGTCCTCGACTACGGCAGGAACCTCCTCGAGCTCGCGCCCGGCCACGGCGCCGACTACCTCGTCGACCACGCCCTGCAGGGCACGCTGAGCTTCAACTACGGCATCGCCGATCGGCTCGTCCTCGGCCTCACCGCGCCCGTCGTCCTCAACTACGGCACGAGCGTCACCGACATCGGCCCCGGCGGCACCGGCAACTACGACGACAACGGCCTCACCGCGGAGGCCCTCGGCCACATCGCCGTCCACGGAAAGCTCCGCCTGCTCTCGCCCGACGGCCCCATCGGCCTCGCCCTGCTCGTGCAAGGCGGCTACGGCATCGGCGGGCAGCGCAACTTCGGCGCCGATGCAGGCTTCTTCTACTGGCCCCAGCTCATCGTCGAGAAGCAGTTCGGCAAGACGAACGTCGTGCGCCTCGGCCTGAACGCCGGCTACCGCGGGCACACCGGGGAGAACGCCACGTTTGGCCTCGATCGAGCGGGCGCGCCGCAGCTCGCCTCGGGCGTCTTTCAGTACAACAACCTCGGCACCGGCGGCTTCGCGGCGAGCGTCCGCATCGGCGACAAGTTCGACATCACGGCCGAGACCTACGCGAGTTACCTCCTCGCCGGCGCCTCCGACGCGAAGCAACGCTTGAGCGCCGAGGTCCTCGGCGGCTTCAAGATCTTCATCCAGAAGAACTCGTACCTCTCGCTCGCGGGCGGCATCGGCTACCTGCCCGGCTTTCAGTCCGCCTCGCAGCGCGGCATGCTCGCGTTCGTCTTCGAGCCGTTCGAGGAGGACCGCGACAAGGACGGCATCCCCGACGACGTCGACCAGTGCCCCGACGAACCCGAGGACCGCGACGGCGACGAGGACACCGACGGTTGCCCCGAGCAGGATCCGGTCGACGAGCCCGTCCAGGTTCGCAGCGGCGATCGCGACGGCGATGGGATCCTCGACGCGGAGGACGGCTGCCCGGACAACGCCGAGGACAAGGACGGCTTCGAGGACACGGACGGCTGCCCCGAGGACGACAACGACAAGGACGGCATCCCCGACGTGCGCGACAAGTGCATCAACACGCCGGAGGACAAGGACGGCTTCAAGGACGACGACGGCTGCCCCGAGGACGACAACGACGCCGACGGCATCCTCGACGGCGTGGACAAGTGCCCGGACGAACCCGAGACCTTCAACGGCAAGGACGACGAGGATGGCTGTCCTGACAAGGGCAGCGTCATCGTGCAGGACAACAACGTCCTCATCCTGGACAAGATCCTCTTCAAGACGGGCAGCGCCGAGATCCTCGCGCAGTCGTTCCCGATCGTGGACGCGGTCGCCGCGACGCTGAAGGGCAATCCGAGCTTGAAGCTCCTCGAAGTGCAGGGCCACGCCGACGTGCGCGGCGCCGAGTTCGCTAACGTGAAGCTCACGCAGGCCCGCGCCGAGTCCGTGGTGAAGGCGCTCATCGAGCGCGGCGTCGACGCGAGCCGCCTGCGCGCCGTGGGCTACGGGCCGTTCTGCCCCATCGATCCGGCGAGCAACGCCGTCGCGTGGGAGAAGAACCGCCGCGTCGAGTTCAAGATCGTCCGGACCGATGCAGGCCCGACGGGCGTCGAGCTCGGCTGCGAGAAGGCGCGATCGAAGGGGATCTCCTCGCCGGCGCCCTGA
- a CDS encoding acyl-CoA mutase large subunit family protein, producing the protein MAHDDARTLDADERRFTNGGGGESLGLDDEGLRALRVAIAAWRIGPVAEAERKVRPRLEKFTTWSGLEVLDVATPADKRVHYKGDLGLPGEYPFTRGVQPTMYRGKLWTMRMFAGFGTPEQTNQRFKYLLAEGQTGLSTAFDFPTLMGYDSDSPRSLGEVGMCGVAVDTLRDMEVLFDGIPLDKVTTSMTINGPAIVLLAFYIALADKRGIPRDKIGGTVQNDCLKEFIAQHAWVVGPRPAMRIVTDMIEFCAREVPRWNSVSISGYHIREAGATAAQELAFTIADGLAYVESAITRGLDVDDFAPRLSFFFDVHNDFFEEIAKFRAARRMWARFMRERYGARKAESLKLRTHAQTAGVSLTAQQPYNNVVRVALQALAAVLGGTQSLHTNSLDETYALPTEESVTIALRTQQIIAHESGVANTIDPLGGSYHVEWLTDKLEAEALDYIRRIDEMGGMVAAVEKGYPQREIAASAYRFQREVEDDQRVIVGVNKFVASEEKNIPLLKIDEAVQRTQCENLAKVKASRDASAVREALAAVREAARGTSNLMPPIIAAAKAYCTEQEICDVLREVMGTHSDPAEF; encoded by the coding sequence ATGGCACACGACGACGCACGCACGCTCGACGCCGACGAGCGGCGCTTCACGAACGGCGGCGGTGGGGAGAGCCTGGGGCTCGACGACGAGGGCTTGCGCGCGCTCCGTGTGGCGATCGCGGCATGGCGCATCGGCCCCGTCGCCGAGGCCGAGCGCAAGGTGCGCCCGCGCCTGGAAAAGTTCACCACCTGGAGCGGCCTCGAGGTCCTCGACGTCGCCACGCCGGCCGACAAGCGCGTCCACTACAAGGGCGACCTCGGCCTGCCCGGCGAGTACCCGTTCACGCGCGGCGTCCAGCCGACGATGTACCGCGGCAAGCTCTGGACGATGCGCATGTTCGCCGGGTTCGGTACGCCCGAGCAGACGAACCAGCGCTTCAAGTACCTGCTCGCCGAGGGCCAGACAGGCCTCTCGACCGCCTTCGATTTCCCGACCTTGATGGGATACGACTCCGATTCGCCGCGCTCGCTCGGCGAAGTCGGCATGTGCGGCGTCGCGGTCGACACGTTGCGCGACATGGAGGTCCTCTTCGACGGGATCCCGCTCGACAAGGTCACGACCTCGATGACCATCAACGGGCCGGCGATCGTGCTGCTCGCGTTCTACATCGCGCTCGCCGACAAACGCGGCATCCCGCGCGACAAGATCGGCGGCACGGTGCAGAACGACTGCCTGAAGGAGTTCATCGCGCAGCACGCCTGGGTCGTCGGGCCGCGGCCCGCGATGCGCATCGTGACCGACATGATCGAGTTCTGCGCGCGCGAGGTCCCGCGCTGGAACAGCGTCTCGATCAGCGGCTATCACATCCGCGAGGCCGGCGCGACGGCCGCCCAGGAGCTCGCCTTCACGATCGCGGACGGCCTCGCCTACGTCGAGAGCGCCATCACGCGTGGGCTCGACGTCGACGACTTCGCCCCGCGCCTCAGCTTCTTCTTCGACGTGCACAACGATTTCTTCGAGGAGATCGCGAAGTTCCGCGCGGCACGGCGTATGTGGGCGCGCTTCATGCGCGAGCGGTACGGCGCGCGCAAGGCCGAGAGCCTCAAGCTCCGCACGCACGCGCAGACGGCGGGCGTCTCGCTCACGGCGCAGCAGCCGTACAACAACGTCGTGCGCGTCGCGCTGCAGGCGCTCGCGGCCGTCCTCGGGGGCACGCAATCGCTGCACACGAACTCGCTCGACGAGACGTACGCGCTTCCCACGGAGGAATCGGTCACGATCGCGCTGCGGACGCAGCAGATCATCGCGCACGAGAGCGGCGTCGCGAACACGATCGACCCGCTCGGCGGCAGCTATCACGTGGAATGGTTGACCGACAAGCTGGAGGCCGAGGCGCTCGACTACATCCGCCGCATCGACGAGATGGGCGGCATGGTCGCGGCCGTGGAGAAGGGGTATCCGCAGCGCGAGATCGCGGCCTCGGCCTACCGCTTCCAGCGCGAGGTGGAGGACGATCAGCGCGTGATCGTGGGCGTGAACAAGTTCGTCGCGTCGGAGGAGAAGAACATCCCGCTCCTCAAGATCGACGAGGCGGTGCAGCGCACGCAATGCGAGAACCTCGCCAAGGTGAAGGCGAGCCGTGATGCTTCGGCCGTGCGCGAGGCGCTCGCGGCCGTGCGCGAGGCTGCGCGGGGCACGTCGAACCTCATGCCCCCGATCATCGCCGCCGCGAAGGCCTACTGCACCGAGCAGGAGATCTGCGACGTCCTGCGCGAAGTGATGGGCACGCACTCCGATCCCGCCGAGTTCTGA